Within the Apus apus isolate bApuApu2 chromosome 8, bApuApu2.pri.cur, whole genome shotgun sequence genome, the region TCCCACCCATGTGCCACTCGAGCTGGCAGTTGGTTGGGCACAGTTTTGCATCTGGCAAGAAGCAACAGCAGCCgcagctgctgccaagggcCGGGGGCACCGGCAGCCCATGCTGGGCTGAGCTCCAAGCAGGtggcagcagaagagaagctgctctgctgctggtgccaggaCACCACCACATCTTCCGGGGCCTGGAGGATAGACacttctccttcccaccccctgcagcaAGCCCAGAGGCTACTCCCAGCTCTTCAGCCAGGGTGAAGGTGGCccagggggcaggcagggagggctcCTCCGGCCCCCGCAGTGAtttggcagctgcagcctgaccTAGGGCCAAGGCACtgtgctcctcctgctccactgGATTCTTTGCTACCCCTAGTTCACCTCTGACCAGGCACGTTTCCTTTCCTGcccacaggagctgccagctTCGGGCTTCTCTGGTGGGCACTGACAGGCTCtcactgcccagctctgcctgtcttTCCCCCTCACTATGGCCAGGCCCTGTAACCCAAGGGTCTTAGGcttctgccttctcctgctgccctctTGCAGCAAGAGAAATGCAACACAGCCCCTGGGGGAtgagagcaggaggagatggtgTGATGTGCCAACACAGAGAGACCATGCAGCAGCTCCACGAGCTGCCAGTGTCCCCTCACAGCCCTGGCTACTCATCCTCCCTCCCAGGCACTGCCAAGGGTTATGACACTTCTAACGTGAAGAACTTGATAACCTGAGCTGTGGAGAGCTCTGCAGGTCATCTCCACAACCAAGCCCCCACCCTGCAAGAGGCACAGCGAGGGCACAGTCCCTGCAGGaacagggacagcagctgctggggtcCAGGGCAGCTGTCCccgggcagggggagcaggacagcagcacagccctcccaTGGCTGCCCGACACGGGTagtgctggccctgctgctgcctgtggggcTGCCAGCAGGTCAGAAAGCCACCGTGTGATGTACATCCTGACTGAGACAGCCACCAGTGTGTGGGAGGTGGAGATGATGCAAAAGGTGGTTTTGATGCTGGGCGAGCCAGGAACCCCAAGAGCCCACAGGTCACTGCTCAGactccctctcccctctgcccagcagcaggttCTGGCTGCCCACGCCAGTCCCAGCAGTCCCAGCACAGGGTGACAGCCAGGCCTCTTGGCTGGgtgtccctgcagagccagcagtgccCAAGTGCTGCTTTGCCATGCTTGCTCCTCGCCGTAGGGAGATGacagcccctcctgcagcttGCTGGTCAGGGCTGGTCCTGCACCCCGTGAGACCAGCCGCTCTGAGCAGAGCCCGTCCCTGCGCCTGAAATGAGGCCTGAGTTGCTGCACTGCAGGAGCCCAGCAACAAGGCCTTGTGACAGAGGGGACATGCCACCCCCAGCTATGGCAGGGAGCTCTGTCTGCAcacccaggcagctgcagcagggttCAACTGCATTCCCAAAGCAGGCAGAGGTTGGAGAACTCTGACATCAGGCACCATTACTGCCACATGCAGAGGGATGTTGACAGTGGTGCAGACCACCAGCTCCCTATGGCATGGGGATGCCCACCTGCACCTCCTCTGTACCCCACTGCTGGAGAAACACGGAGGAGACAGTGGTACCTACAGCCAGAGCACAAGGcctggctgcctcctccctccaccCTGCAACCACATCCCCGACTGCTCCTGCAGTCATCCTCACCTCACGGAAGCTGAGCTTCCCATCAAAGTCCTCATCCACCTCCTTGATCATGTTCTTCAGCCCCAGGTGGGTCTGCGGGGCTCCCAGCTTTTCCATCATCAGCTTCAGCTCCATCAAGTCAATGTACCCATCCCGTCCCGAGTCGTACCTGCAGGGTGCAAAAGGGAAGGGGTTAGCTCTCCTCATCCTCCATACCCATCTTCCCAGAAGAGGAACTGTGCAGATAGATCAAGTCACGGGGTGGTTCAAGGCTCAGGGGAGAGAGGAAGCTGCACAACAGGGCCAGTGCTGAGATATATTAAGCTTGGGGAAGTAGCGAGCAGCTTTCAGAGCTGTCTCACCAGAGAGAGAAGTGCTCAGGGGAGCTCAGACCAAACCCCacacacagaagcagcacagaggaacCCGGCTTATCTCAGTGGGATTTCCATCTCGCCCACTTGCCTGTCCAGCACAACAGTTACCTACACACAGCTTACACCACACAGTGAGGCAAAGGCACACTggagccagctgctgccaggcctCCTGCTCCTTCAAAGGAGAAACAAGGAGCAGAGACCAACCAGAAAGCAGCCATCTGTCTTTGTAAGCAAAACACCCCCCCTCCAGCTGTTAAAATCTTTCCTCTCCAAAGTGGTTTTGCACTGCATGGGCACTGTGTTCAGGGGAGCCCTTTGCCCTGTgtcctggggcagagcagcaggggcagccccgggggagCACAGCAATCCCAGCTGGTGCCCAGgtctgcagcagggccaggctggcagAGGGAACTGCTGCCCACGGGTGGGCTCCACCCCCAGTGGAGCACAAAGGACAGCAGGTTctctggaggaggagagagcacCCATGCAAGGGGCACAGTGACCTGCAGTGCTCAGCCCAGGGACCCTGTGCCCAGTCCTCCCCTGCACCCACAGTGGGTGCGAGTGAAGCATCCAGTCAGCAACCAGCATTTGGCAACTACCAGGAGGTCGCTGGGCTTCAGAGGCCAACAGCTGGTGGGACAGGCACTCTGCTCTCAGACAGCCCCTCAGCAGCCCTCCCTCATCCTGGTTCTGTCATCAggtccagcagagccaggggctggagggagagaaCAGGGCAGGGTCTGGTGGGCCACCCTCACTCTAACCCAcagcctgcccctgccccttccccccaaCCTCAACAGAGGTAAATCCCATCAGGAATGCAGGAAGGAAACATCAAGCACAGGCACTGAGGCTCTCTCCCCTTGGTGAGGCCTGCCAAAGCCTCTCACCCATCATCTCCCATTGACTGTTAGCTCTCTTCCAAAGGGATGAGGGCTGCAGCTGTCCCAGACAGAAAACCAGCACAGTTGTGGTCACCCTAGAAGAGAGCCCTTTCCAGCTAAGAAAGCTCAGGGAAAGCTGTGGCAGTGGAAGGCACAAGCAGAACCATTGGCCTGAGCTGCTCACAGGCatgggcagcacaggcagggctgcagcccagagctctGCCCCTAGCACAGCCACAGGGTGCTTTTCCTCCAAACTAAGGTGGCCTCCTCAGCTTTCCAGAGTCCCAACACTTCCACAACCATCCTTTTATGCTCTCTGTCCCTCTATTTTTCCAAAGGTCCCAGGTCCAAATGACAAGGGATGTCACCACCAGGCTGGCATGCAGTCCTGCTACCATtctgcctgcacagccagcaAACCAGTGAGCCCACCACAGCTTTCTGGAAACCTAGGAAAGAAACCTCCATAAGAGCAGAAACCAGGTCACCGACCTGAGGCGTCACAGGGAGTAGAAGCAGTGGGTTCATCACAGCAAGGAAGGTGTTGGTTAATTAAGGCACATGTTCACAGCATCACTCAACCCCGCTCCAGACGCACTTTCAAGCATAACAAGTGCAATACTTAATTGtcaatttgcttttccttgaaGTTTGGGAAAAAGGGTGTGGAGCCATTCCTCTGGAGTTGCAGAGGCAGCACCTTTGATCAGATAAAGCAGCAAAGTATGGGGTGGCCTGGAggccctgggggctgggggtgcttTTGGCCCCAGCAAGCTCATGCTCCTATGGCTGGGTGTGGAACCAGGGTGACACTGAGGTCCCCTCCAGGGGCTGCCCATCCCAGCTCGGGACACTGCCCCGGACCCTCTCGTGGAACTGAAGGGGAGCACAAGCCCAGCCCGTGCCAGCCGTGCTCACCTCACACTTCAGCCACAGACACGACCTGCAGGCAGACACGGAGCCCGGGGACCAGCGCTGCCCCGAAGGGGTTAAGCGTGCAGCGCAGCTCCGGGCTGTCCCCCCGCAGGGGCCGCACAAAGCCGGGATTGTCACAACCCGGTGGCTGGTGGCAGCGCAGCCCACGTACCAGCCAGACAGCGGGTGTCTGCAGGGCGGGCCGGGGTGCACCCCAAAACTTGCCACCGCGCCCTCGCTGTGGGGAGGGCGGGACGGGGGCGCTGAACCCCCCGGATTCGCGGTGCCAGCCCCGCAGAGCTGGAGCAGCGCCGGGCAAACTGCCGCGCTCCCTCCCCCCGAACAGCCCAGCACCCCGGACCGGCGCAGCCACTCGCAACCAGGGTCCAGGCTATTTAGGGAGCGGCTCCTTCCTCGGCCCCACGGGCGGCACCTCGTGGGGCGGATGATGCTCCCGGCGCATGGCAGCCCTGCCAAAAACCCCTctgcctgcccggcccggccctccAAACCCCTCTGTCTGCCCTCGGAAAGTTCCCCAAGCCCTGCTGTCTGTCCTTTGGGAGCTCCTTCCAGGCCCCAGGGCCGCTCAGGCCCATTTCAGAGCAGCCCCGTCCAGGTGACGGACACTGGCCAGTGCTCACAGGAGGGCACGCGCCCCAGCGTCCCAGGGAGCCACCTCGTCCCGTGTGGACAAGGAGCAGCACCCAGGAGCCCGCAGCACTGGggtgccctgccagccctgccaccacccGCTGTCCTGCCGTGACACCGCAGCTTTGCTGCCTCCAGGCTCCGAGCTCCCCGGGCCGGGAGCCAAGCCCGGTGACGTGCGGCGTTACGGGCAGCGGGGCCCTCGTGCCAAGGGGCAAAACCACCCGGTCCCAGccacaggcagctcagcagctcgGCAGTGCCACACGGGTCCCCACCTGTGCCGTGGGAAGCCGCGGGCAGCGCCCAGGGGCACGGCTGGAGCGGCAGGGTCCCTCAGCCTTCCTGGCAGCGGGTGAGACGCCGGGAGCAGCTGCCAAGATCTGCTGCAACGAGGATGCACCCAGATTCCCACGCTGGCTGGATTCCACCCAGGCTGAGCAGCGTGCCCAGCTGGTCgggggggggaagcaggagcagaaatggggagaggagggaacgCTTGCTGAACAGCCTTGCTTAAGAGCAAGAAGTGTGTTTAGGCACAACTACTGCCCAAGTACAACCACTGTGCTGGTGTTGGGCAGCTTAGCTGGGAGGGTCACGCTGCAGAAGAAAGAGTGAtcagaaagggaagaggaaggaggtgcTGAGGACTGCATCACCCCTTCCGACTCTGCAGTCACCTCCCAGCCTGCAAAACcccaaggaaagcaaaagctgaacGAGACATCCCAAATGCTGAAGGATCAAAGAGCAGTTTCTAAACATTCACACTTCTTGAGAAGGACTGGAAAGAAAACCTGCCCTCCCTGTACACAGTCACTGTACCTGAGCTTGCTCTACATGGTACAGGCACCTGTGCCTTGATCTGCAGTTCCTGATCGCTGCAACAGCCTAATGCAGCCTTTGACATAAAGCAGCCACAGTAATGGTGCTGAAGGGGTAATAATCtctaaaacatttcaaaatccTTTCCAAGTAGGTCTTTATTCCCTCTGAGTGTTGAGTTTCACCTTAcatggagagggaggtgctgatctcttctccctggtacCCAGTGATAGGATGGTGGGAATGGTTCAAACCTGCCTCAGGAGAGAActagactggacatgaggaagcctgttccagtgtctgaccaccctctcagtaaCGAGACGCTCCTGGAGAGGTGGAcaatgccccaagcctgtcagtgtctAAGAGGCACCTGGACAATGCTCTTAACGTGCTTTTAACTTTTGGGTCAGCCCTCAAGTGGTCAGGCTCTCAGAGCAGATGATTGtcataggtcccttccaactgaaatattctattcAGTTGCAAAGCGCTTTGGAAATCATTCCTCCATACTGAGGTGGGGACAGGAACAGGCTCCTTGGCTGCATGCAGCTCTGTCCtccccagcctgggcagcaggagctctcCTGCTCTTGGAGGGACACGAGGTGAGATGAAAGTCTCCTCCATGATGCTGGGCAAGACACCAAGCCACCAAAGCCTGCAGGGCCCAGGCTGGGAGGCTAAGAGCCCATGGGACTGACCTTCCTGAGTGCTGGGACTCCAGAAACAGCCAGGCACAGGGCAGAGACAGCTGGGCACACGAGGAGCACAGCAGTCCTGGAGCAGCCCATCAGACACATCCCTCAGCAGAGGGGCACCTGGCAAGGGTCTTCCAAGTGGCTCCAGGAAGGCAAGGGGACACCACAGCCTCTCCCACCAACCAGGCACATGGCACTGGCTAAACATGTGGGCAAGACATGAAATTCTCTAACTACAAACGCAATAGCAAGGCTGGAATTCCTCCACTCCCTCGCACTCTGCGGATGAAGCCAGTGgctgttttcttccccctcaCCTCCCTCAGAAAGGTCACTTCTGCCAGGCCCAGCCTGGCTTTTCTGCCATTTCCTGGGACAAGTTGGCACCACAGGGAGCTGCAACACTCCAGAACTCCTAAGGGTTCACTCGCCAGACTTGGGGATGGGAGGTTATCATGGTTACCACGGTCCTTGCACTTTGTCAGAACAGGGAGCTAATTGGGTCACATTATAATTAGCCTGAGCTGCAGACTTCCCAGTCCCTCTGCCAAAATATACCTACCCTGAGATCCACCTgcacccagcagccccagcacaatcccagcacccacagcccatCATCAGGGAAACGGAGCAGGGGGGGATGCTGCCAAGAGCAGACTTGGGCAAGAGAGGGAAAAGTGAGGCCAGCTGTGACAGCAGGAGCAAGGAGCAtcatttctgctttggaaggatgctcccagcacagccagcaccacGTGGCACCTGGATGGAGCACTGGATTTCAGAAAGTCCTACATTCAGACAAGCTCTTTGCTTCCACCCCAGCACAGGGTGGTCACAGCCACCCCCCATTCCCTGGAATGCCCTGACAGATGCTGAAGCAGCCATTACCACCAGCAACTGCTTCTTCTCAGCTAGAGCACCCTGGCCCAGCCCACACGATGCCTGGGGCCACAGATTCAAGTTTAGTCcaaattacagatttttaagtCCCACTAAACTGATAAGAAACAATTTTGGATGAGAAGTCTCAGAGTAGAAACCTGGCAACCCATGGCAGGGAGAAGATACATCCCTGTCTGTCAAAGGCTTTTTACCATCAGTAAGAAAGATTCTGGGTTGTGATGGCCAGAGCAATAAGCCATACAGAGAATAAAATCCTTAATCACATTAACTCAAGCTCTGACCAGCAGGAATTAAGGGAAACATTTCCCCTCCTCATGGAGCACGTGGTGGCAGCCAATACTCTAAACAGGTCGCTAACAGCAGATGGAGCAAGGACCAGATCCTGACCACCACTAAAACCAGGTGCCTGTAACAGAGTGAAAACCAGGACAGGGTTTCCTGGGGAGCacatggggagcaggggggtggGTCACAGCCcagcttcttccccttctgGCAGGGCTGACAGGCGCTCAGCTGCGACAGTCCTCACAGGGCTCACAATGTTTTCCAGCTACATTGACCAGCTGATTAGCATTCAACTGCAAAGCCGAGGTTTTCCCGCTTACAAGGCTGGCGCTTAATGAGCTCATTGTTGAAAAATTCAGCTGCAATTCAGCTCTTCcactttttatttcccaaaCCACCACAGTTCCTTTCCTCGTCCCTATTGAGGCAGTGCTGCTGTCCGCTCCGGGCTCTCACCCACAGCTTTtgggtgctgcagctgccagctctgtttGTCCTCCTGCTCTTGCAGTGCGACATCTCagccctctgcagagcaggatccccttTAACCCTGTCAAGTGGAGCAGCAGTCTCACACAGGCCCCTTTCCATGCCTAGGTGAGCTCAGAAAAGCCCACTGCCTGGTCTCCCACAGGGACAGCCCCAAAATGGGCCGGCAACACAGCATCAGGAGCTAGGAGTGTTCAACCAGGCTTTTGGTCTTCTCACCACAGTAACAGCCTCTAGGGTTCCCAAGGCAGCTTGCAGGTAGGAAGAGGAGGACCTAACAAGTTACAAACCCTACTGCAGTCATCTCTGTTAGCTGAAGTAGGTCTTTGCACCTTTCTGTGACAGTAGCACCTCCGTGGCCCTGCCTGCTGGTGCCTGGCAGGAGCTCAGCCCGTCCCGGCAGCCTGCCCAGCCACTCTCCTTGGGGCTGAGAGGACACCCGTCCCCAGGAGCACAGGGTTttgtggggctggagggaaCCCTGAGCACGGGTAATCGAAGCCACCCAGGCACAGCCCAACTGCAGGAGCCAGGACGGGACCCATGGGGGAGCAACACGGGCTGGATCATGGCCCCGGGAAGGGGGGAGCCTCTCCTCTAACAGGAGCAGCTCTCCACGTTGCCACCGGCCTTCCTGCCGGGAGGGGATCTCCACCCCAGACCCCAAGAAGGGGGAAGCCAGAATCAGCTGTGACCAAGCTTCCCTTGGGTGCCTGGGATGGAGCACGACGCCCGGAAAGGAGCCGTAGAGGGAGCACGGCTGGGCAGAGCCGCCAAGGCTGCTGGGGGGCTCGGGGGCACCGCTGCAGGCCCCGCCAAGCCCGCACCCGAGCCGGCGTGTCCCCCACAGCCACGTCTGTCggatgccaccagcagcagccacccatCGCCCCGGACCCCGGCCGGGAGTCAAGTGCGCGTCTGGGACCAGCCCCAAATCCCACGCCAACCCAActccgccccccccccaaagcAGAGGGACAACGTGGGGAGCAGATGGCGCAGGTCACCGCCGCAGCGCTGCCAGCCCGACCGCAAAACCGCAGGGAAATGCGGACACCGAGAGCGGGCAGCCCCTCCCCAGATGTACCCCCGGGGGAAGGCGCTGGGAATGCccgggggcggggaggaggagggcagagccCCCGCAGGGAGGACAGGGACCGCGGAGGGGGCTCAGGGCCCCGCACCCGCCGGCAGAGCCGagcccccccctgccccactcACAGGCGGAACATGCGCTCCATGTCCTTGATCTGCCGGCGGCTGAACTCCTTGAACTCGGTGTAGGGGTTGAAGacggcggcgcggcggggctgggccgcCCCCTCGTTGATGTCCTGCCGCCGGCACAGCTTGGCGCTCAGCTCCGCGCCCGCGCTGGCCGTCAGGCAGCTCCGCTCCGCCTCCGCGCCCACCTCCGCCGCCTCGGACCCCGCCGCCTCGGCCTCGGCCGCCGCCCcgctctcctccagctgcagccgCCGCTGCAGCTTCTGCGCCAGCTCCTCCGAGGCCatggcccggccccgctccgctccgctcggctgggcccgcccgccccggcccgcaaCTTTATTCCCTCAGCCggagggagcggggcgggacagggcggggccgcggggccgggacGGGCGCTTAAGGAGGCGCGGGGAGAGGGGCGGCCGGGACCCCCGGGGCACCTCCCAGatctgcacccccagccccgcggggtGACCCCTTCGCCCGGCCGCTCCCCCGCACAGGAACCGCACAGCCGTACGGGCTGTCTCCCCACATGAACACACCTCTCCAGGCAGGGACGCCCCCACTCAAGTACCGCCGCACGGtcaccccctcaccccccccccgggcagggagccccccaggcagcccccccctccacccccgcGACCCACAGCAGGGCGCTGCGCCGGCTCTGGGGCACACACGGGCCATGGGCACCCCCCGCCCGCAACACCCCGCTCCCGGGGGGGCGAGGAGCCCCCACCCCGGCCGGGGGGAGCTGCCGGGTCCCGCCGGCTCCCaggcccccagcccagcccaccccTGCAGGCACAACGGGGCCCGTGCGGGGCAGAGGGACCCCTTAAGCCCCGCCGTGCGCCTTCCCTCCCTTATCTCCTTGGGCTAAAATTAACCCAGGACAAAGCTCCGCTCGGCTCTGGGCTCCCCCTCCTCCCGCAGAGACCTGGAAGGCCGGTGGCCCCttcgccccgccccgctcccgctgcCCCACCGCCGCTCCGCGGGGCACGGGGGGGTCACTGCGGGACCCTCCGGCCCGGGCCCGGCTGACAGGAGGCTGATGGTGCCCCCCGAGGTGGGATTAGGGCTGACGTGGGGCGGTTTAGGGTGGCTGCTGATGGGATTTACCcatggggaggagggggagaggaaagcACCGGCTCAGACACGCCGCCTGCTTACGGCTCACGCGTGCCGAGCCTGTGTGTCACGGGGAACCTGTCACAGTGCCTGTTACGTGGCTGTTTCAGACCTCCGGGCAGGTGGCAAACAGCCCTCTGACCTGACAATGATGTGGTGACCTGCAGTTGACCCTCTAGGGCAAGCTCATTCGCACCAGACCTCCTCAGAAAATGTCTGCTGAGGCAGTTGGCATCAACCCTGCTGGATGCTTGGGCACCAGGGGTTGGGAGGCTGGGAGGTCACCACCACTTGTGCCACAGGAAGGCCACCACGGGTGTCTCACAGCAGGACTGCCCGAACACGAGGCAGCTGAGAGACAGGGATAGCATGTGATGAGCCCACACGGCTTTCCTGTCAAACAGTGCCACATCCCTGCTGGAGAGTGGATTCTTTCAGCTGAGGGACATGGAGAGGAGAACTCGGTCACTGGCAGCCCTGGAGATTCATGAGTCCAGAGGCACTTTCAGGGCTGCAGACACCTAAGTAGAAGCAGTGTGAAGTCATCAAGAGAACAAACAGGTTGCCATCTGCTGGAAATCAATTTCTGGGGTACAAGGTCACAGGTAAACACAATGAGGAAAGGACAGACATTCAAAAAGCAGTTGGTATGGACAGAGGTGACACAAGAGGAACAACTAAGACTGTAGGAATCAGATAATGGGGCAGTAATGGGTATGTACACTCCTGCAATAAGACAAAACTGAGTGATGTCAAAGGGTGTAAAGAtgagcaaaaaaagaaaaaacagcagcaaatggcGTGAGATGGAAGTACAGAAGAAAGACCTGTTGACAAGAGGAAGAGTAACAAGAGCCTAAAcacaaccacagaaaaaaagaaaacctgctgATTCATAACACACATCCCACAACAAGCACatatccaaaaaaaaaaaaaaataacataaaccAAGCAAAAGCCTACAGCACCCGGTATTCCCAGGCGGTCTCCCATCCAAGTACTAACCGGGCCCGACCCTGCTTAGCTTCCGAGATCAGACGAGATCGGGCGTTCTCAGGGTGGTATGGCCGTAGGCACCCCCACACCCCGCAACACCCCACTTACCCACCcgcacccacacacacacacacccccccctgCCACACCGCCCAGCCCCGACCCAAGCCCGCTCCACCCACACCCACAACACCCGCACGCCGCCCCCGCGACCCCCGCCGCCACCATTCACCCCTCGCGCAACACCCCGACGCACAGACCCCGCACCCGCCTGGGCAAAACACCCACCCCAACAGACAACCGGGGCCATCCCCACACCCACCGCAGGAAAAGACCCTCCTGCAACACCCCGGCGGACAAACGGCGGCAACCCCACACCCGCCGCAGGAAACGACCCTTCGGCAACACCCCGACGGACAGGCCGGAGACGCGCCTGCACCCCTCGTGCCCCTCCAACCAAAAGCCACGCCCCGCGCCACCCCGGGACCCAAAAGGCGGCCGGAGCCCCACCCCTCAACGATCCATCCCCTGACCAAAAGCCACCACCCGCAACCCCCCCGGCAGCACAACGGGGCTTCCGCAACACCCCAGCACCTAAAAGGGGGACAACTAGCACCCCCTGACTACCCCCGACCACAAGCCCCTCCGGCAACACCCCGACAGGAACGGAGGGGATGCTCCTCCGGCCCGCCAGCACCCTGACCCTAAGCCCCGGCCCGCAACACCCCGACAGGAAAAAGGGGGGACGCACCTGCTCCCCTCGGCGCCCCCAGCCGCAAGCCCCGACCCCCACCAGCCCCTAAAGAGAGAACAACAGGGCTTCTGCCCCCTCCAGGCCAGACTCGGGGTTCCCCCCCGGCAA harbors:
- the EFHD1 gene encoding EF-hand domain-containing protein D1 isoform X1, translating into MASEELAQKLQRRLQLEESGAAAEAEAAGSEAAEVGAEAERSCLTASAGAELSAKLCRRQDINEGAAQPRRAAVFNPYTEFKEFSRRQIKDMERMFRLYDSGRDGYIDLMELKLMMEKLGAPQTHLGLKNMIKEVDEDFDGKLSFREFLLIFHKAAAGELEEDSGLLTLAKLSEIDVSIEGVKGAKNFFEAKAQALSSASKFEAEIKAEQDERKREEEERKHRRAAFRELKSAFTQ